The following proteins are encoded in a genomic region of Heterodontus francisci isolate sHetFra1 unplaced genomic scaffold, sHetFra1.hap1 HAP1_SCAFFOLD_1022, whole genome shotgun sequence:
- the LOC137360491 gene encoding tRNA-splicing endonuclease subunit Sen34-like isoform X2: MILIHVSEGKLLVWSAEEAGEMRRRHGLCGAPAGALARQPRQNGRLGLPLRLLPEEARLLVEEGLGLLVRARGGEGAEAEQRLEEEEVEGQLLRRIHSQQQRLALEEKRKLLEGLSDRIAKGRESRRRRNPTDTGEWVSDASQEGPPGPLKELQELEDTFSFPLENTMVQIHTACARVRRLDVIDPHLASDDWPYPGDETHARRYCVFKDLRAKGYYLTSGGKFGGDFLVYPGDPMRFHAHFIAICIPYKTELPLQDTVTAGRLGSNVKKTVLLCSVTEDERVVYTSLHWRGIQ, encoded by the exons ATGATCCTGATCCACGTCTCCGAGGGGAAGCTGCTGGTGTGGAGCGCCGAGGAGGCGGGCGAGATGCGCAGGCGGCACGGCCTCTGCGGGGCCCCGGCGGGGGCGCTGGCCCGCCAGCCCCGGCAGAACGGCCGGCTGGGCCTCCCCCTCCGCCTGCTGCCCGAGGAGGCCCGGCTGCTGGTCGAGGAGGGGCTCGGGCTGCTGGTGAGGGCCCGGGGCGGGGAAGGGGCCGAGGCGGAGCAGCGGctggaggaggaagaggtggaggggcagctcCTGCGGCGCATCCACTCCCAGCAGCAGAGGCTGGCACTCGAGGAAAAGAGGAAGCTTCTGGAGGGACTGAGTGATCGCATCGCGAagggcagagagagcaggaggaggcGGAAtcccacagacacgg GGGAATGGGTGTCTGATGCCAGTCAGGAGGGTCCCCCGGGCCCCCTGAAAGAACTGCAAGAACTTGAGGATACCTTCTCCTTCCCCTTGGAGAACACCATGGTGCAGATCCACACGGCCTGCGCTCGGGTCCGCAGGCTGGACGTCATCGACCCGCACTTGGCCTCGGACGACTGGCCATACCCCGGCGACGAGACTCACGCCCGGCGCTACTGCGTCTTCAAGGACCTCCGCGCCAAGGGATACTACCTGACCAGCGGTGGCAAGTTTGGCGGAGACTTTCTGGTCTATCCAG GTGACCCCATGCGATTCCATGCCCACTTTATCGCCATCTGCATTCCCTACAAGACAGAACTGCCTCTCCAGGACACTGTGACTGCCGGTCGTCTGGGTTCCAATGTTAAGAAGACAgtgttactgtgctcagtgacaGAGGACGAGCGGGTAGTCTATACCTCGCTGCACTGGCGTGGGATCCAGTGA
- the LOC137360491 gene encoding small integral membrane protein 11-like isoform X3, whose amino-acid sequence MPMNWQALSNVPFLLYLLAAKTLLLCLAFAGVKHYQGKRLEAQRRREEEEARRQPPADKKEQ is encoded by the coding sequence ATGCCGATGAACTGGCAGGCGCTGAGCAACGTCCCTTTCTTGCTCTACCTGCTGGCCGCCAAGACGCTGCTGCTGTGCTTGGCCTTCGCCGGGGTGAAGCACTACCAAGGCAAGCGGCTGGAGGCCCAGCGGcggcgggaggaggaggaggcccggCGGCAGCCCCCGGCCGACAAAAAGGAGCAGTGA
- the LOC137360491 gene encoding tRNA-splicing endonuclease subunit Sen34-like isoform X1, giving the protein MTDSPTSQSGEVAPRVTAVADQWGCPAMILIHVSEGKLLVWSAEEAGEMRRRHGLCGAPAGALARQPRQNGRLGLPLRLLPEEARLLVEEGLGLLVRARGGEGAEAEQRLEEEEVEGQLLRRIHSQQQRLALEEKRKLLEGLSDRIAKGRESRRRRNPTDTGEWVSDASQEGPPGPLKELQELEDTFSFPLENTMVQIHTACARVRRLDVIDPHLASDDWPYPGDETHARRYCVFKDLRAKGYYLTSGGKFGGDFLVYPGDPMRFHAHFIAICIPYKTELPLQDTVTAGRLGSNVKKTVLLCSVTEDERVVYTSLHWRGIQ; this is encoded by the exons ATGACTGACAGCCCGACCAGCCAATCAGGAGAGGTGGCACCGCGAGTGACGGCGGTGGCCGACCAATG GGGCTGCCCGGCCATGATCCTGATCCACGTCTCCGAGGGGAAGCTGCTGGTGTGGAGCGCCGAGGAGGCGGGCGAGATGCGCAGGCGGCACGGCCTCTGCGGGGCCCCGGCGGGGGCGCTGGCCCGCCAGCCCCGGCAGAACGGCCGGCTGGGCCTCCCCCTCCGCCTGCTGCCCGAGGAGGCCCGGCTGCTGGTCGAGGAGGGGCTCGGGCTGCTGGTGAGGGCCCGGGGCGGGGAAGGGGCCGAGGCGGAGCAGCGGctggaggaggaagaggtggaggggcagctcCTGCGGCGCATCCACTCCCAGCAGCAGAGGCTGGCACTCGAGGAAAAGAGGAAGCTTCTGGAGGGACTGAGTGATCGCATCGCGAagggcagagagagcaggaggaggcGGAAtcccacagacacgg GGGAATGGGTGTCTGATGCCAGTCAGGAGGGTCCCCCGGGCCCCCTGAAAGAACTGCAAGAACTTGAGGATACCTTCTCCTTCCCCTTGGAGAACACCATGGTGCAGATCCACACGGCCTGCGCTCGGGTCCGCAGGCTGGACGTCATCGACCCGCACTTGGCCTCGGACGACTGGCCATACCCCGGCGACGAGACTCACGCCCGGCGCTACTGCGTCTTCAAGGACCTCCGCGCCAAGGGATACTACCTGACCAGCGGTGGCAAGTTTGGCGGAGACTTTCTGGTCTATCCAG GTGACCCCATGCGATTCCATGCCCACTTTATCGCCATCTGCATTCCCTACAAGACAGAACTGCCTCTCCAGGACACTGTGACTGCCGGTCGTCTGGGTTCCAATGTTAAGAAGACAgtgttactgtgctcagtgacaGAGGACGAGCGGGTAGTCTATACCTCGCTGCACTGGCGTGGGATCCAGTGA